The following are encoded together in the Parabacteroides chongii genome:
- a CDS encoding nucleotidyltransferase, protein MKPTLFLLAAGMGSRYGGLKQLDGLGPNGETIMDYSIYDAIQAGFGKLVFVIRKDFEQDFRDKIISKYEGHIPCELVFQAIDNLPEGFTCPAERTKPWGTNHAVMMGADVIKEPFAVINCDDFYGRDSFQVMGKFLSELPEGSKNTYAMVGFRVGNTLSESGTVSRGICSTDDNQLLTSVVERTKIQRLDGEVKYIDDDGEWVATPDTTPVSMNFWGFTPDYFAYSKEFFKVFLSDPKNMENLKSEFFIPLMVDKLISDDTATVKVLDTNSKWFGVTYPEDRQEVVDKIQALVNAGEYPDKLF, encoded by the coding sequence ATGAAACCTACATTATTTCTATTGGCAGCCGGTATGGGCAGCCGCTACGGAGGTTTGAAGCAGTTGGACGGACTGGGTCCTAACGGAGAAACAATCATGGATTATTCCATCTACGATGCTATTCAAGCCGGTTTCGGAAAGCTTGTCTTTGTTATCCGTAAAGATTTTGAACAAGATTTTCGTGATAAGATCATTTCTAAATATGAAGGTCATATACCTTGTGAATTAGTATTCCAGGCTATCGACAACCTGCCCGAAGGATTCACTTGCCCGGCTGAACGTACTAAACCATGGGGAACAAACCATGCCGTTATGATGGGTGCCGACGTTATCAAAGAACCGTTCGCCGTAATCAACTGCGACGATTTCTACGGTCGCGACTCTTTCCAGGTAATGGGTAAATTCCTGTCTGAACTGCCTGAAGGTTCTAAAAACACATATGCAATGGTAGGTTTCCGCGTAGGAAATACATTGAGCGAAAGTGGAACTGTTTCCCGTGGTATTTGCAGCACAGACGACAACCAGCTGCTGACATCTGTTGTTGAACGTACTAAGATCCAGCGTTTGGACGGCGAAGTAAAATACATCGACGACGATGGCGAATGGGTAGCAACCCCCGATACGACTCCGGTAAGTATGAACTTCTGGGGCTTCACTCCCGATTATTTTGCTTACAGCAAGGAGTTCTTCAAAGTGTTCCTGAGTGATCCGAAGAACATGGAAAACTTGAAAAGCGAATTCTTCATCCCGCTGATGGTAGACAAACTGATTAGTGACGATACAGCTACTGTAAAAGTATTGGATACAAACAGTAAATGGTTCGGTGTCACTTATCCGGAAGACCGCCAGGAAGTGGTTGATAAGATCCAGGCATTAGTGAATGCTGGTGAATATCCTGATAAATTGTTTTAA
- a CDS encoding RNA polymerase sigma-70 factor, producing MRLKEKTDVDLVTRLTQNDEAAFSELYIRYKDKLFYFCSYLLKSNEEANDIVQDIFIRIWESRSFINPQLSFSSFLYTMARNRIMNYFRDMDIDIKVKEILTTQKITVEETTESQLIYTEYQEILQAAIDLLPAQRKKIFNMSRVENMSHKEIAMKLGISVNTVQEHISEALKFIKLYFNKHADLTMTLLFPLFTFLN from the coding sequence ATGAGATTAAAAGAAAAAACAGATGTAGACCTTGTAACACGACTCACACAAAATGACGAAGCTGCATTTAGTGAGTTATATATACGTTACAAAGACAAATTATTCTATTTCTGTTCCTATCTGCTTAAATCAAATGAAGAAGCCAACGACATTGTACAAGATATTTTTATCCGTATCTGGGAATCACGTTCTTTCATAAACCCTCAACTATCTTTTTCTTCTTTCCTTTACACCATGGCACGAAATCGCATCATGAATTATTTTCGTGATATGGACATTGATATAAAAGTGAAAGAAATACTGACTACACAAAAAATTACTGTTGAAGAAACCACTGAATCACAACTTATTTACACCGAATATCAGGAGATCCTTCAGGCTGCAATAGACCTCTTACCTGCACAAAGAAAAAAAATATTCAATATGAGCCGTGTCGAGAACATGTCGCATAAGGAAATCGCTATGAAATTAGGTATTTCAGTCAATACAGTACAGGAACATATCTCTGAAGCTTTAAAGTTTATCAAGTTATATTTCAATAAACATGCTGACCTTACGATGACTCTGTTATTTCCTTTATTCACTTTCCTCAATTAA
- a CDS encoding alpha-L-arabinofuranosidase C-terminal domain-containing protein: MVVTRHGTINDHNTFEKPELVKPTVFNGAKVEKGQLKITLPAQSIVVLEVK; this comes from the coding sequence ATGGTCGTGACAAGGCATGGAACCATCAATGACCACAATACTTTTGAGAAACCCGAACTGGTAAAGCCGACAGTATTTAATGGGGCAAAAGTTGAGAAAGGTCAATTAAAAATCACTCTCCCGGCTCAATCGATTGTCGTACTTGAAGTAAAATAA